The following coding sequences are from one Rathayibacter sp. VKM Ac-2760 window:
- a CDS encoding heme-copper oxidase subunit III, whose translation MVCVTSTSLSPTATVPAVNRPNPVAVGTIVWLGSEVMFFAGLFAIYFTLRSTSPELWSAETSILNVPYASVNTVILVASSFTCQFGVFAAERLQPRSTGLSPFKWGMVEWFFLTYALGAIFVCGQVLEYATLVSEGVTLSSNAYGSAFYLTTGFHALHVTGGLIAFLLVIGRAFAVKNFGHKEATSAIVVSYYWHFVDVVWVGLFVVIYFLK comes from the coding sequence ATGGTCTGTGTGACGAGCACCTCTCTCTCCCCCACGGCCACCGTGCCCGCAGTGAACCGACCCAACCCGGTCGCGGTCGGAACGATCGTCTGGCTGGGCAGCGAGGTCATGTTCTTCGCCGGCCTGTTCGCGATCTACTTCACCCTCCGCAGCACCTCCCCGGAGCTGTGGTCGGCCGAGACCAGCATCCTGAACGTCCCCTACGCGAGCGTCAACACGGTGATCCTGGTCGCCTCGTCGTTCACCTGCCAGTTCGGCGTCTTCGCCGCCGAGCGCCTGCAGCCGCGCTCGACCGGGCTGAGCCCGTTCAAGTGGGGCATGGTCGAGTGGTTCTTCCTCACCTACGCCCTCGGTGCGATCTTCGTCTGCGGCCAGGTCCTCGAGTACGCGACCCTCGTCTCCGAGGGCGTCACGCTCTCGAGCAACGCCTACGGCTCGGCGTTCTACCTCACCACCGGCTTCCACGCCCTGCACGTGACCGGCGGGCTCATCGCCTTCCTCCTCGTCATCGGCCGCGCCTTCGCCGTCAAGAACTTCGGCCACAAGGAGGCGACCAGCGCGATCGTCGTGTCCTACTACTGGCACTTCGTCGACGTCGTCTGGGTCGGCCTGTTCGTCGTCATCTACTTCTTGAAGTGA
- the trpD gene encoding anthranilate phosphoribosyltransferase — MSETLSWPRLLSSLLDSSDLSVSEATWAMEQVMRGEATPAQLAGLLIALRAKGETVDEIVGFRDAILEHAVPLEVDPMALDIVGTGGDRFGTVNISSTASIIAAAAGTPVIKHGNKAASSSSGSSDVLAALGVDLTLPAERVAEVFRRTGIAFVFAAMFHPGFRHAGAVRAELGVPTVFNFLGPLCNPARPEASAVGVAHLDRVPLFVGVFQTRGATALVFRGDDGLDELTTTGHSHIWEVSRGSVVEHDLDPRDLGLARASIDQLRGRDAAYNAQVVRSVLAGEEGPVRDIVLLNAAAGLIAFDLARDPSLIRTAILDRFRSALVRAADAVDSGAATAKLDQWVEETRRGA; from the coding sequence ATGTCGGAAACCCTGTCCTGGCCGCGTCTTCTCAGCTCCCTCCTCGACTCCTCCGATCTCTCGGTGTCGGAGGCGACCTGGGCCATGGAGCAGGTGATGCGGGGCGAGGCGACGCCGGCCCAGCTGGCGGGGCTGCTGATCGCGCTGCGGGCCAAGGGCGAGACGGTCGACGAGATCGTCGGCTTCCGCGACGCGATCCTGGAGCACGCGGTCCCGCTCGAGGTGGACCCGATGGCTCTGGACATCGTCGGCACCGGCGGCGACCGGTTCGGCACGGTCAACATCTCCTCCACCGCGTCGATCATCGCGGCGGCCGCCGGTACGCCGGTGATCAAGCACGGCAACAAGGCCGCGTCGTCGTCCTCGGGCTCCTCCGACGTGCTCGCCGCGCTGGGCGTCGACCTGACGCTGCCCGCCGAGCGGGTCGCCGAGGTGTTCCGCCGGACGGGCATCGCCTTCGTCTTCGCGGCGATGTTCCACCCCGGCTTCCGCCACGCCGGCGCCGTGCGCGCCGAGCTGGGCGTGCCGACGGTCTTCAACTTCCTCGGTCCGCTCTGCAATCCCGCGCGGCCGGAGGCGTCGGCGGTCGGCGTGGCCCACCTCGACCGGGTCCCGCTGTTCGTCGGCGTCTTCCAGACCCGCGGCGCCACGGCGCTGGTCTTCCGCGGCGACGACGGGCTGGACGAGCTCACCACCACCGGGCACAGCCACATCTGGGAGGTCTCGCGCGGCTCGGTCGTCGAGCACGACCTCGACCCGCGGGACCTCGGCCTCGCCCGAGCGAGCATCGACCAGCTCCGGGGCCGCGACGCCGCCTACAACGCGCAGGTGGTCCGCTCGGTCCTGGCGGGCGAGGAGGGGCCGGTGCGGGACATCGTGCTGCTCAACGCGGCGGCGGGGCTGATCGCGTTCGATCTGGCGCGCGACCCCTCGCTCATCCGCACGGCGATCCTGGACCGCTTCCGCTCGGCGCTCGTCCGGGCCGCCGACGCCGTCGACTCCGGAGCCGCCACGGCGAAGCTCGACCAGTGGGTCGAGGAGACGCGGCGCGGCGCCTGA
- a CDS encoding c-type cytochrome — MASPKTTSRAKKGRRHPLATLALIAIGLGLTGGTYAAVGVATSASAETSATSQQTIDEGSKLFAANCATCHGLDAAGTDNAPSLIGVGAASVDFQVGTGRMPMQMQGPQALEKPVQFTDDQVAELAAYVASLAPGPAIPTGEVLDAQGDSANGAELFRINCAMCHNVAGAGGALTEGKFAPPLGGVTEAHIYEAMVTGPQNMPVFNDLNISPEDKRDIISYLKYIEANPSAGGFALGSLGPVAEGLFLWIFGLGSIVALTVWITARSN; from the coding sequence ATGGCCTCCCCGAAGACGACGAGCCGCGCCAAGAAGGGTCGCCGTCACCCCCTGGCCACGCTGGCCCTGATCGCCATCGGCCTCGGCCTGACCGGCGGCACCTACGCGGCCGTCGGCGTCGCCACCTCCGCCTCCGCCGAGACCTCGGCCACCAGCCAGCAGACGATCGACGAGGGCTCGAAGCTCTTCGCCGCCAACTGCGCCACCTGCCACGGCCTCGACGCCGCGGGCACCGACAACGCGCCGTCGCTGATCGGCGTCGGCGCCGCCTCGGTCGACTTCCAGGTCGGCACGGGCCGCATGCCCATGCAGATGCAGGGCCCGCAGGCCCTCGAGAAGCCGGTGCAGTTCACCGACGACCAGGTCGCCGAGCTGGCCGCCTACGTCGCCTCGCTGGCCCCCGGCCCCGCGATCCCGACCGGCGAGGTCCTCGACGCGCAGGGCGACAGCGCCAATGGCGCCGAGCTCTTCCGCATCAACTGCGCCATGTGCCACAACGTGGCCGGCGCGGGCGGCGCGCTCACCGAGGGCAAGTTCGCTCCCCCGCTGGGCGGCGTGACCGAGGCGCACATCTACGAGGCGATGGTCACCGGTCCGCAGAACATGCCGGTCTTCAACGACCTCAACATCTCGCCGGAAGACAAGCGCGACATCATCTCCTACCTCAAGTACATCGAGGCCAACCCCTCCGCGGGCGGATTCGCCCTCGGCTCTCTCGGCCCCGTCGCCGAGGGCCTCTTCCTCTGGATCTTCGGACTCGGTTCCATCGTCGCCCTGACGGTGTGGATCACCGCACGATCCAACTAG
- the dhaK gene encoding dihydroxyacetone kinase subunit DhaK, whose amino-acid sequence MKKLINDPKNVVTESVAGFALAHADLVRVEPDPLFVVRAEAPRQGKVGIVSGGGSGHEPLHAGFVGFGMLDAAVPGPVFTSPTPDPIVAATKAVDGGAGVLHIVKNYTGDVLNFETAADLALADDIEVRSVVIDDDVAVKDSLYTAGRRGVAGTVLVEKIAGAAAERGDSLDEVAGVAETVNANVRTMGVALRPCTVPHAGEPSFELAEDEIEIGIGIHGEPGRERIPLEPADRIVDRLLAPILEDLPFSSGDEVLLFVNGLGGTPQIELYLVYRRAAEVLAEKGVTVLRSLVGSYVTSLEMQGVSISVLKLDAALTELWDAPVQTAALRWGR is encoded by the coding sequence ATGAAGAAGCTCATCAACGACCCGAAGAACGTCGTCACCGAGTCGGTGGCCGGGTTCGCCCTCGCGCACGCCGACCTGGTCCGGGTCGAGCCCGATCCGCTGTTCGTGGTCCGGGCCGAGGCCCCGCGGCAGGGCAAGGTCGGGATCGTCAGCGGCGGCGGCAGCGGGCACGAGCCGCTGCACGCGGGTTTCGTGGGCTTCGGCATGCTCGACGCGGCGGTGCCCGGGCCGGTCTTCACCTCGCCGACACCGGATCCGATCGTCGCGGCGACCAAGGCGGTCGACGGCGGCGCGGGCGTGCTGCACATCGTGAAGAACTACACGGGCGACGTGCTCAACTTCGAGACGGCGGCCGACCTGGCCCTCGCGGACGACATCGAGGTCCGCTCCGTCGTCATCGACGACGACGTCGCGGTGAAGGACTCCCTCTACACGGCCGGGCGCCGCGGTGTGGCGGGCACCGTGCTCGTCGAGAAGATCGCCGGCGCGGCCGCCGAGCGCGGCGACTCGCTCGACGAGGTCGCGGGCGTCGCCGAGACGGTGAACGCGAACGTCCGCACGATGGGCGTCGCGCTGCGGCCGTGCACGGTGCCGCACGCGGGCGAGCCGAGCTTCGAGCTGGCCGAGGACGAGATCGAGATCGGCATCGGGATCCACGGCGAGCCCGGCCGCGAGCGGATCCCGCTCGAGCCGGCCGATCGGATCGTGGACCGCCTGCTCGCGCCGATCCTCGAGGATCTGCCGTTCTCCTCCGGCGACGAGGTGCTGCTCTTCGTGAACGGGCTCGGCGGCACCCCGCAGATCGAGCTCTACCTCGTCTACCGGCGCGCGGCGGAGGTGCTCGCCGAGAAGGGCGTGACGGTGCTGCGCAGCCTGGTGGGGAGCTACGTCACCTCGCTGGAGATGCAGGGCGTCTCGATCTCGGTGCTGAAGCTCGATGCGGCGCTGACCGAGCTGTGGGACGCTCCGGTGCAGACGGCCGCGCTGCGCTGGGGGCGCTGA